One Halobaculum sp. CBA1158 DNA segment encodes these proteins:
- the hisG gene encoding ATP phosphoribosyltransferase, which produces MRIAVPNKGRLHEPTMALLERAGLHVEETADRQLYADTVDPDVSILFARAADIPEYVADGAADAGITGLDQARESGRELAELLDLEFGRCRLVLAAPEDGDVRSPADVAGGTVATEFPRITREYLDGEGVDAEVVEVTGATELTPHVDMADAIVDITSTGTTLQVNRLAIIDEVLASSVRLFARPDAADDEKVTQVATALESVVAAEGKRYLMMNAPADSLDDVKRVLPGMGGPTVMDIADGDDDHVAVHAVVDERDVFETITALKGVGASDVLVTEIERLVE; this is translated from the coding sequence ATGCGCATCGCCGTACCCAACAAGGGCCGCCTCCACGAGCCGACGATGGCGCTGCTCGAACGCGCCGGCCTGCACGTCGAGGAGACGGCCGACCGGCAGCTGTACGCCGACACGGTCGACCCCGACGTGTCGATCCTGTTCGCGCGGGCCGCGGACATCCCGGAGTACGTCGCCGACGGGGCCGCGGACGCCGGGATCACCGGGCTCGACCAGGCTCGCGAGTCCGGCCGAGAGCTGGCCGAGCTGCTGGATCTGGAGTTCGGTCGCTGCCGACTCGTGCTCGCCGCACCCGAGGACGGCGACGTCCGGTCGCCGGCGGACGTGGCCGGCGGCACCGTCGCCACCGAGTTCCCCCGGATCACCCGCGAGTACCTCGACGGCGAGGGCGTCGACGCCGAGGTGGTCGAGGTGACCGGCGCGACCGAGCTCACCCCCCACGTCGACATGGCCGACGCCATCGTCGACATCACCTCCACCGGCACTACTCTTCAGGTGAATCGCCTCGCGATCATCGACGAGGTGCTCGCCTCCTCGGTCCGACTGTTCGCCCGCCCCGACGCGGCCGACGACGAGAAGGTCACGCAGGTCGCGACCGCCCTGGAGTCGGTCGTCGCCGCCGAGGGGAAGCGCTACCTGATGATGAACGCCCCCGCCGACAGCCTCGACGACGTGAAGCGGGTGCTCCCCGGAATGGGCGGTCCGACCGTGATGGACATCGCGGACGGCGACGACGACCACGTCGCCGTCCACGCCGTCGTCGACGAGCGCGACGTGTTCGAGACGATCACCGCGCTCAAAGGCGTCGGCGCGAGCGACGTGCTCGTCACCGAGATCGAACGGCTCGTGGAGTAG
- a CDS encoding CPBP family intramembrane glutamic endopeptidase, giving the protein MSDDRVGDPERDGDEPPADGDRDRDSREPSLLGRLVSPVWNAAEHRPRAPVRLLTAAALAVVALVVAGSGAAVAGLSAPLSTVLPMLAVAGATLLSARYVDRRRLSDLGLRREPGWIADLGAGLALGVLLQALIAGVGVAAGWFRVVDAFVGSVAGGATVLLVFLVVGVYEELFARGLLLVNVAEGLRFAGDRVAVGVALAASSATFGLLHAGNPGASTASTVGITLAGLFLGVGFALTGRLSFPVGVHVSWNAAQGLVFGFPVSGLGVEAAVVDLEPTGPTLVTGGSFGPEAGLLGMGAVLVGVAATAWWVRVRDGLPEGLIDSRIAVPDLRGKSESENGDEHGGSRSTTPATTNED; this is encoded by the coding sequence ATGAGCGACGACCGCGTCGGCGACCCCGAGCGAGATGGAGACGAACCGCCCGCCGACGGCGACCGCGACCGCGACTCCCGCGAGCCCTCGCTGCTCGGCCGTCTCGTCTCCCCGGTGTGGAACGCCGCAGAGCACAGACCGCGCGCGCCGGTCCGACTCCTCACGGCGGCCGCGCTCGCCGTCGTCGCGCTCGTGGTCGCCGGGAGCGGAGCGGCGGTCGCCGGCCTCTCCGCCCCGCTTTCGACCGTCCTCCCGATGCTCGCGGTCGCCGGCGCGACCCTCCTTTCGGCGCGGTACGTCGACCGTCGCAGGCTGTCGGACCTCGGACTGCGTCGCGAGCCGGGGTGGATCGCCGACCTCGGGGCCGGCCTCGCGCTCGGCGTCCTCCTCCAGGCGCTGATCGCCGGCGTCGGGGTCGCCGCCGGCTGGTTCCGCGTCGTCGACGCCTTCGTCGGCAGCGTCGCCGGGGGCGCGACCGTCCTCCTCGTGTTCCTCGTCGTCGGCGTGTACGAGGAACTGTTCGCCCGGGGGCTGCTGCTTGTCAACGTCGCCGAGGGGCTCCGGTTCGCCGGCGACCGCGTCGCCGTCGGCGTCGCGCTCGCGGCCTCCTCGGCGACGTTCGGACTCCTTCACGCGGGCAACCCGGGGGCGTCGACGGCGTCGACCGTCGGGATCACCCTCGCGGGGCTGTTCCTCGGCGTCGGCTTCGCGCTGACGGGGCGGCTGTCGTTCCCGGTGGGCGTCCACGTGTCCTGGAACGCCGCCCAGGGGCTCGTGTTCGGCTTCCCCGTGAGCGGCCTGGGCGTCGAGGCGGCCGTCGTCGACCTGGAGCCGACCGGCCCGACGCTCGTCACCGGCGGGTCGTTCGGCCCGGAGGCCGGCCTGTTGGGGATGGGCGCGGTCCTCGTCGGCGTCGCGGCGACCGCGTGGTGGGTCCGCGTCCGCGATGGCCTGCCCGAGGGGCTGATCGACTCCCGGATCGCCGTGCCCGACCTCCGTGGCAAGAGCGAGAGCGAGAACGGGGACGAACACGGGGGATCACGATCGACCACGCCGGCAACCACGAACGAGGACTAA
- a CDS encoding TATA-box-binding protein, which yields MADPTESINIENVVASTGIDQELDLQTVAMDLEGADYDPEQFPGLVYRTIDPKSAALIFRSGKIVCTGANSTDAVHEALDIVFEKLRELDIPVGDDPEVTVQNIVTSADLGESLNLNAIAIGLGLENIEYEPEQFPGLVYRLDDPDVVALLFGSGKLVITGGKEPADAHAAVEVISERLSELGLFG from the coding sequence ATGGCTGACCCCACGGAGTCGATCAACATCGAGAACGTCGTCGCGTCGACGGGAATCGACCAGGAGTTGGACCTCCAGACGGTCGCCATGGACCTGGAAGGGGCCGACTACGACCCCGAGCAGTTCCCCGGACTGGTGTACCGGACGATCGATCCCAAGAGCGCGGCGCTCATCTTCCGGTCCGGGAAGATCGTCTGCACGGGCGCGAACAGCACCGACGCGGTCCACGAGGCGCTCGACATCGTGTTCGAGAAGCTGCGCGAGCTCGACATCCCCGTGGGCGACGACCCCGAGGTCACTGTACAGAACATCGTCACCTCCGCGGACCTGGGCGAGAGCCTCAACCTCAACGCCATCGCGATCGGCTTGGGGCTGGAGAACATCGAGTACGAGCCGGAGCAGTTCCCCGGACTGGTGTACCGCCTCGACGACCCCGACGTGGTCGCGCTGCTGTTCGGCTCCGGCAAGCTCGTCATCACGGGCGGGAAGGAGCCCGCCGACGCCCACGCGGCGGTCGAGGTGATCTCCGAGCGCCTCTCGGAGCTCGGGCTGTTCGGCTGA